The Apium graveolens cultivar Ventura chromosome 11, ASM990537v1, whole genome shotgun sequence genome has a window encoding:
- the LOC141697769 gene encoding uncharacterized protein LOC141697769: MYSVTLKPSVVCSHSSRLLVQSFPNNNFISNSNFYVKFPVRKFHRGSTLILKAQSSDNNNDNNDDNNNNNNNASSDSKPPNGTLQKSRKEILLEYVKNVQPEFMEMFVKRAPQQVVEAMRQTVTNMIGTLPPQFFAVTVTTVAENLAQLMYSVLMTGYMFRNAQYRLELQHSLEQVALPDTQEKKDVPDYAPGTQKKVSGEVIKWNNVSGPETIDAAKYIELLEAEIEELNRQVGRKSANGQNELLEYLKSLEPQNLKDLTSTAGEDVVLAMNTFIKRLLAVSDPDKMKTSVTETTAPELAKLLYWLMVVGYGIRNIEVRFDMERVLGTPPKFAELPPGENL, translated from the exons ATGTATTCTGTAACCTTAAAACCCTCGGTCGTCTGCTCACATTCTTCGAGATTGTTGGTCCAATCGTTTCCAAACAATAATTTCATCTCAAATAGTAATTTTTATGTTAAATTTCCTGTAAGAAAATTTCACAGAGGGTCCACTTTAATTCTCAAAGCTCAATCATCAGACAACAACAACGACAACAACGAcgacaacaacaacaacaataacaatgcTTCTAGTGATTCTAAACCCCCTAATGGAACTCTG CAAAAAAGCCGGAAGGAAATTCTATTGGAGTACGTTAAAAATGTACAGCCTGAATTCATGGAGATGTTTGTTAAAAGAGCTCCACAACAG GTAGTTGAGGCTATGCGTCAAACAGTAACAAATATGATTGGGACACTACCCCCACAGTTCTTTGCAGTTACAGTAACAACC GTTGCTGAAAATCTTGCGCAGCTCATGTACAGTGTCTTAATGACCGGGTATATGTTCAGGAATGCTCAGTACAGGCTTGAATTGCAGCACAGTTTAGAACAAGTTGCTCTTCCTGATACACAAGAAAAGAAG GATGTGCCAGATTATGCACCAGGTACACAGAAAAAGGTTTCGGGTGAAGTCATTAAATGGAATAATGTTTCTGGTCCTGAGACAATAGATGCTGCAAAGTATATTGAGTTGCTGGAAGCAGAAATTGAGGAACTTAACCGACAAGTAGGAAGGAAGTCTGCTAATGGACAGAATGAATTGTTGGAATATCTTAAGTCGCTAGAGCCCCAAAATCTGAAG GACTTGACAAGTACTGCTGGAGAAGATGTTGTTCTGGCAATGAACACGTTCATCAAGCGCCTCTTGGCTGTGTCTGATCCTGATAAGATGAAG actaGTGTAACAGAGACGACTGCACCAGAACTTGCGAAACTGCTTTACTGGCTGATGGTGGTAGGATATGGTATTCGCAATATCGAGGTTCGTTTTGACATGGAACGTGTACTTGGAACTCCACCAAAATTTGCAGAGTTGCCTCCTGGAGAAAATCTATAG